Proteins encoded within one genomic window of Etheostoma cragini isolate CJK2018 chromosome 21, CSU_Ecrag_1.0, whole genome shotgun sequence:
- the LOC117936750 gene encoding signal transducer and activator of transcription 5B-like produces the protein MAMWIQAQQLQGEALHQMQALYGQHFPIEVRHYLAQWIECQLWDSVELDNQAEEAKAKRLLDSLVAELQKKAQLQGGEDGFLLKIKLGHYANQLKSTYDRCPLELVRCIKHILHSEQRLVQEATNASTGSGVQAMDSLSQRHQQINQAFEELRLSTQETENELRKLQHSQEYFIIQYQENLRIQAQLSSLSSLPPAERTQRETTLQTKRTTVEAWLTREASTLQKYRLDLSEQHQKTLALLRKQQTLILDEELIQWKRRQQLAGNGGPHEGVLDVLQSWCEKLADLIWQNRQQIRRCEHLTQQLPLPGPMEELLSKLNAEITDIISALVTSTFIIEKQPPQVLKTQTKFAATVRLLVGGKLNVHMNPPQVKAVIVSEQQAKALLKNKSTHSESSGEILNNNCVMEYHQATGTLSAHFRNMSLKRIKRSDRRGAESVTEEKFTVLFESQFSVGGNELVFHVKTLSLPVVVIVHGSQDNNATATVLWDNAFAEPGRVPFIVPDKVQWPQLCEALDMKYKAEMHSGRGLSEDNMVFLAQKAFTSSSNNLEDFCNMTISWAQFNRESLPGRNFTFWQWFDGVVELMKKHLKPHWNDGAILGFVNKQQAQDMLLSKPNGTFLLRFSDSEIGGITIAWVAENPNKAGERLVWNLLPYTTKDFSIRSLADRISDLNHLLFLYPDRPKGEVFAKYYTPPLSKAVDGYVKPQIKQVVPEFTTPNPEPSGGTPTFMDQTASPSVSHPNNFGVFPSMSDTMLDADGDFDLEDTMDVARHVEELLRRPMVNQWSSPPS, from the exons ATGGCAATGTGGATCCAGGCCCAGCAGCTGCAGGGTGAGGCCTTGCACCAGATGCAGGCGCTGTATGGCCAGCACTTCCCAATCGAGGTGCGACACTACCTGGCCCAGTGGATTGAATGCCAGCTCTG GGATTCGGTGGAGTTGGACAACCAAGCAGAGGAAGCCAAAGCTAAGCGTCTGCTGGACAGCCTGGTGGCGGAGCTGCAGAAGAAAGCCCAGCTACAGGGAGGGGAGGACGGCTTTCTGCTGAAGATCAAGCTGGGCCACTACGCCAACCAGCTCAAG agCACTTATGACCGCTGTCCTTTGGAGCTGGTGCGCTGCATTAAACACATCCTGCACTCGGAGCAGAGGCTGGTTCAAGAAGCTACAAAT GCCAGCACGGGTAGTGGGGTGCAGGCCATGGACAGCCTGTCACAGCGACACCAGCAGATCAACCAGGCCTTTGAGGAGCTCCGTCTCTCCACACAGGAGACTGAGAATGAACTGAGAAAGCTGCAGCATAGCCAGGAGTACTTCATCATCCAGTACCAGGAGAACCTGCGCATCCAGG CCCAGTTGAGCAGCCTGTCTTCACTGCCTCCAGCTGAGCGCACCCAGCGGGAGACCACCCTACAAACCAAGAGGACCACTGTAGAGGCCTGGCTCACCAGAGAGGCCAGCACACTCCAGAAATACAGGCTT GACCTGTCAGAGCAACACCAGAAGACCCTGGCCCTGCTAAGGAAGCAGCAGACTCTGATCCTGGACGAGGAACTCATCCAATGGAAGAGAAGACAGCAGCTGGCTGGCAATGGGGGTCCTCATGAGGGGGTGCTGGATGTCCTCCAGTCTTG GTGTGAGAAGCTGGCTGACCTGATCTGGCAGAACCGGCAGCAGATCCGACGCTGTGAACATCTGACCCAGCAGCTTCCTCTGCCGGGTCCAATGGAAGAGCTGCTGAGCAAACTCAACGCTGAAATCACTGATATCATCTCGGCCTTAGTTACCAG TACCTTCATAATTGAAAAGCAGCCGCCCCAGGTGTTAAAGACCCAGACCAAGTTTGCAGCCACAGTGCGCCTTCTGGTGGGCGGGAAGCTCAACGTCCACATGAATCCTCCTCAGGTCAAGGCTGTCATTGTAAGCGAACAGCAGGCCAAAGCTCTGCTGAAGAATAAGAGCACACACAG TGAAAGCAGTGGAGAAATCCTGAACAACAACTGTGTAATGGAGTATCACCAGGCCACTGGCACCCTCAGTGCACATTTCAGAAACATG TCCCTGAAGCGGATCAAGCGGTCGGACCGTCGAGGTGCAGAGTCAGTGACGGAGGAAAAGTTCACAGTTCTGTTTGAATCACAGTTCAGCGTTGGGGGCAACGAGCTGGTCTTCCACGTCAAA ACCTTATCACTGCCTGTGGTAGTGATCGTCCACGGCAGTCAGGATAACAACGCCACAGCAACTGTCCTGTGGGACAACGCCTTTGCTGAGCCG GGCAGGGTGCCGTTCATCGTGCCAGACAAGGTGCAGTGGCCCCAGCTGTGTGAGGCCCTGGATATGAAGTACAAAGCAGAGATGCACAGCGGACGCGGCCTCTCAGAGGATAACATGGTCTTCCTGGCACAGAAAGCTTTCacaagcagcagcaacaacctTGAGGACTTTTGCAACATGACTATATCCTGGGCCCAGTTCAATCGG GAGAGCTTACCGGGACGCAACTTTACCTTCTGGCAGTGGTTTGATGGAGTCGTAGAGCTCATGAAGAAACATCTCAAGCCTCACTGGAATGATGG GGCCATCCTGGGCTTTGTAAACAAGCAGCAGGCACAGGACATGCTGCTGTCCAAGCCCAACGGCACCTTCCTGCTGCGATTCAGCGACTCTGAGATTGGAGGCATCACCATCGCCTGGGTGGCTGAGAACCCCAACAAAGCAG GTGAGAGGCTGGTCTGGAATCTGTTGCCTTATACAACCAAGGACTTCTCCATTCGTTCCCTGGCTGACCGCATCAGTGACTTGAACCATCTTCTGTTTCTCTACCCTGACCGGCCCAAAGGCGAGGTCTTCGCCAAGTACTACACCCCTCCACTCT CAAAAGCAGTGGATGGATATGTCAAACCACAGATCAAACAAGTTGTGCCAGa ATTCACCACCCCGAACCCTGAACCCAGTGGAGGAACTCCAACGTTCATGGACCAAACAGCTTCTCCGTCTGTGAGCCACCCCAACAACTTTGGCGTCTTCCCTTCTAT